One Ranitomeya variabilis isolate aRanVar5 chromosome 5, aRanVar5.hap1, whole genome shotgun sequence DNA window includes the following coding sequences:
- the YKT6 gene encoding synaptobrevin homolog YKT6, with translation MKLYSLSVLYKGDYKVHLLKSAYDVSSFSFFQRSSVQEFMTFTSQLIVERSDKGSRSSVKEQEYLCHVYVRNDSLAGVVIADAEYPQRVCFTLLEKVLEEFATQVDRIDWPSGSPSTIQYNALDSYLAKYQNPRDADPMSKVQAELDETKIILHNTMESLLQRGEKLDDLVSKSEVLGTQSKAFYKTARKQNSCCGIM, from the exons ATGAAGCTTTACAGCCTGAGTGTCCTGTATAAGGGAGACTACAAGGTCCACCTGCTGAAAAGTGCCTACGATGTGTCCTCCTTCAGCTTCTTCCAGAGGTCCAG TGTACAAGAATTTATGACATTCACCAGCCAGCTGATTGTGGAGCGATCAGACAAGGGGAGCCGCTCATCAGTGAAGGAGCAAG AGTACCTCTGTCACGTGTATGTGCGGAATGACTCCCTGGCGGGGGTGGTGATCGCTGATGCAGAGTACCCGCAGAGAGTCTGCTTTACTCTTCTGGAAAAG GTTCTTGAGGAGTTCGCCACCCAGGTGGATAGAATAGACTGGCCGTCTGGCTCCCCCTCCACTATTCAGTACAATGCTTTGGACTCTTACCTTGCCAAGTACCAA AACCCTCGAGATGCTGATCCAATGAGTAAAGTACAAGCTGAGCTGGACGAAACCAAAATCATCCTG CATAACACCATGGAGTCCTTACTGCAGCGCGGAGAGAAACTGGATGACTTGGTCAGTAAATCAGAAGTGCTAGGAACACAGTCCAAGGCCTTCTATAAAACG GCACGGAAGCAGAATTCATGTTGCGGAATCATGTGA